A single genomic interval of Arthrobacter methylotrophus harbors:
- a CDS encoding YcnI family protein, whose product MKKSSLRSALSATAIAGGTAALMMAGLAGASAHVSINPDKTTANSYSLLTFGVPHGCDTSGTTKLTINLPEDLMDATPTVNPNWTVEKVTQTLPEPKKLADGTSITKRTSQIVYTAKAPLDPHLRDALVLSVKLPDTAGKTLYFPTLQNCEQGQTNWAEIPKDGQDPHTLKAPAPSVAVTAANATADSGHLAASISTEQAASVTDDGSQARSWAGLIAGVAGLGLGGAAFFRRRSAKASVSQ is encoded by the coding sequence ATGAAAAAGTCCTCGCTTCGCAGCGCCCTCTCCGCCACTGCAATCGCGGGAGGCACCGCCGCCCTGATGATGGCCGGCCTCGCCGGCGCCTCGGCCCACGTCTCCATCAACCCGGACAAGACCACGGCCAACTCGTACTCACTGCTGACCTTCGGCGTGCCCCACGGTTGCGACACCTCAGGAACCACCAAGCTGACCATCAACCTCCCTGAGGACCTGATGGACGCGACGCCCACTGTCAACCCCAACTGGACCGTCGAGAAAGTGACGCAGACCCTGCCCGAGCCCAAGAAGCTGGCAGACGGTACGTCCATCACCAAGCGCACGAGCCAGATCGTCTACACGGCCAAGGCCCCGCTGGACCCGCACTTGCGCGACGCCCTGGTCCTGTCCGTGAAGCTTCCCGACACCGCTGGCAAGACGCTCTACTTCCCTACCCTCCAGAACTGTGAGCAAGGGCAGACCAACTGGGCTGAAATCCCCAAGGACGGCCAGGACCCGCACACCCTGAAGGCGCCGGCACCGTCGGTGGCCGTCACGGCCGCGAACGCTACCGCAGATAGTGGTCACCTAGCCGCTTCCATCTCCACAGAGCAAGCAGCTTCCGTGACCGACGACGGTTCGCAGGCGCGCAGTTGGGCCGGCTTGATTGCCGGTGTGGCAGGGCTGGGGCTGGGTGGCGCGGCGTTCTTCCGCAGGCGCTCCGCCAAGGCTTCCGTGTCCCAGTAG
- a CDS encoding polyketide cyclase — MGGTSKNGADYEFLTVWRVAGRAFSLHSKGWLPYTLRWRFTVTEPITERGLAISASGDLSGTVRWTFEQDGPETMVTYDWRVSTSKPLLRRLSWLLKPAFAANHRWAMARGQEGLALELRRRPGTDRAKVPRPAPPTFASRYRWPRSTTHA; from the coding sequence ATGGGCGGCACTTCCAAGAACGGGGCCGACTACGAGTTCCTCACCGTCTGGCGCGTTGCGGGGAGGGCTTTCTCCCTGCACTCCAAGGGTTGGCTGCCGTACACCCTGCGCTGGAGGTTCACAGTCACCGAACCCATCACGGAGCGAGGCTTAGCAATCTCAGCAAGCGGTGACCTGAGTGGTACCGTGCGCTGGACTTTCGAACAGGATGGACCGGAAACGATGGTCACCTATGACTGGCGTGTCAGCACATCCAAACCGCTGCTCCGGCGGCTAAGCTGGCTGCTCAAGCCCGCTTTTGCGGCGAATCACCGTTGGGCGATGGCGCGCGGCCAAGAAGGCCTCGCCCTGGAATTACGACGACGTCCCGGTACGGACCGCGCTAAGGTCCCCCGTCCGGCGCCGCCGACGTTTGCAAGCCGTTACCGCTGGCCGAGGAGTACAACGCATGCCTGA
- a CDS encoding cation:proton antiporter — MSFFQLSLIAAVALLGPLLALPRKWHLPVMLGQLLAGIAIGRTGLGLVDSSDPTFTFVADVGFALIMFVAGTHVPVRDKAIRPALGGGALRTGITAVLAAVVGIAIAMAFGTGHAPLYIVLLASSSAALVLPIVDSLRLRGPKVLATTAQVAIADIACIVALPLAVDPPNAGRAAVGAAVVAACALVLFLLLRWLENSGNRGRLHDMSEDRKFALELRIQLALLFALSGLAVLGHVSIMLAGFSFGLVVAAVGEPRRLAHQLFAVSDGFLGPVFFVWLGASLDLRTLTGSPGMVLLGICLGLGTLVVHGSLRILGQPFPLAVLAASQLGVPVAAATIGTQLHLLEPGEAAAMILGALISIGASTIAGSRAARAFSEPAPNEPSKGRPAHPA, encoded by the coding sequence GTGTCGTTCTTTCAGCTTTCGCTGATCGCCGCGGTCGCGCTCCTCGGACCACTGCTGGCGCTACCTCGGAAGTGGCACCTTCCCGTGATGCTGGGACAGTTGCTGGCCGGCATTGCCATTGGACGCACAGGCCTAGGCCTGGTTGACTCCTCGGATCCCACTTTCACGTTCGTGGCCGACGTCGGGTTCGCCCTCATCATGTTCGTCGCCGGGACCCATGTTCCCGTGCGTGACAAGGCCATCCGTCCCGCACTGGGCGGCGGGGCCCTGCGTACCGGTATCACCGCAGTGCTGGCCGCCGTCGTCGGAATCGCCATCGCCATGGCCTTCGGCACCGGACATGCCCCCCTCTATATCGTGCTGCTCGCTTCCTCCTCGGCGGCGCTGGTCTTGCCGATCGTCGACTCGCTACGGCTGAGAGGACCGAAGGTCCTGGCGACGACGGCGCAAGTGGCGATCGCCGACATTGCGTGCATTGTGGCGCTTCCGTTGGCCGTTGACCCACCAAACGCGGGCCGGGCAGCCGTGGGTGCGGCCGTCGTCGCGGCTTGTGCGCTGGTCTTGTTCCTCTTACTCCGCTGGCTGGAGAACAGCGGCAACCGCGGACGGCTGCATGACATGTCCGAAGACCGGAAGTTCGCCTTGGAGCTGCGGATCCAGCTGGCCTTGCTGTTCGCGCTTTCGGGGCTGGCGGTCCTTGGACATGTCTCCATCATGCTTGCGGGATTCTCCTTCGGCCTGGTGGTTGCCGCGGTGGGTGAACCTCGGCGCCTTGCCCATCAACTCTTCGCCGTCAGCGATGGATTCCTGGGGCCGGTGTTTTTCGTTTGGCTCGGCGCATCGCTCGACCTCCGGACCCTCACGGGGAGTCCCGGAATGGTTCTTCTTGGCATCTGCCTTGGCCTGGGAACCCTGGTGGTGCATGGAAGCCTTCGGATCCTCGGCCAGCCCTTTCCGCTTGCGGTGCTGGCGGCATCCCAGCTGGGCGTGCCCGTTGCCGCCGCAACCATCGGGACCCAATTACATTTGCTTGAACCGGGCGAAGCCGCCGCCATGATCCTTGGAGCCCTCATCAGCATAGGGGCAAGCACCATCGCGGGTTCGAGGGCGGCGCGCGCTTTTTCGGAACCCGCGCCCAACGAGCCCTCCAAGGGCAGGCCGGCCCACCCCGCTTGA
- a CDS encoding ATP-dependent helicase, which produces MQEQELTGGPGTTAMDRFSRATREWFLGAFSAPTPAQDGAWKAISSGSHALVVAPTGSGKTLAAFLWALDRLLSVSPVASVDALPGLEATPGRTRPKAPRRKTRVLYISPLKALGVDVERNLRSPLIGITQTAKRLGLPAPLVSVGVRSGDTTTADRRALLSHPPDILITTPESLFLMLTSKARETLSEVDTVIVDEVHAVAGTKRGAHLAVSLERLDALLPQPAQRIGLSATVEPRELVAQFLAGSAPVEIVAPPSRKNWNLTVSVPVEDMSDLAGAAGAFDSGPASGLQPQASIWPHVEEKIVDLVLSKQSTIVFANSRRLAERLTARLNEIYAERQLMAVDVFSGAGLDSPASDFGLPSTGLPSSTATPAHMMAQAGSTSGADPVLARAHHGSVSKDQRALIEDDLKSGRLRCVVATSSLELGIDMGAVDLVVQVESPPSVASGLQRVGRAGHQVGEISEGVLFPKHRADLVHTAITVERMLGGKIERLHVPANPLDILAQQTVAATALGSIDVEEWFATVRRSAPFATLPRSAFEATLDLLAGRYPSDEFAELRPRIVWDRNAGTIEGRPGAQRLAVTSGGTIPDRGLFGVYIIGTEAEGSGSRSGNAGDTSAQEPSPASRAAKGGRRVGELDEEMVYESRVGDVFALGATSWKIEDITHDRVLVSPAFGQPGKLPFWKGDSLGRPVDLGRALGAFVRELSASDQGPALERCKASGLDDYAAGNLLQYLSEQKQATEVVPNDRTLVVERFHDELGDWRVVLHSPFGMPVHAPWALAVGQRLQQRYGLDGSAMAADDGIVLRVPMMEDEPPGAELFLFDPEELEQIVTAEVGGSALFASRFRECAARALLLPRQNPGKRQPLWQQRQRSAQLLDVAKKYPSFPIVLETVRECLQDVYDLPALKDIAASIERRELRLVQTTTQQPSPFAKSLLFGYVAQYLYEGDSPLAERRAAALALDSTLLNELLGRVELRELLDAKVVDATELELQRLAPDRRVRGMEGVADLLRLLGPLNVEEVAARLQPGEGADVAADLPAMHLVAASHLAALRKANRALTVTLGGTERFAAIEDASRLRDAIGVPLPMGVPLAFIEPVHDPLGDLVSRYARTHGPFTAEEAAARLGLGVAVVSTALKRLAADGRVVEGEFRPHPTVPEALPEAGAEPVAVPEVPTVPLRGVPSSSEWCDSEVLRKLRRRSLAALRAEVEPVDAAAYGRFLPAWQNVSVPVAGRSRGAQALRGLDGIMTAVDQLSGVPVPASAWEPLVLASRISDYQPAMLDELMAAGEVLWSGAGSLPGNDGWISLHVAEAAELTLNPDLDFEPGDAQLRLLEYLQTGGGAYFFRQLTEVAGGMDAVLSDDAVVTALWDLVWAGRITGDTFAPVRAMIAGGRTAHKQVARPPRARSLRMSRLGRSHGTGLMGSPGLTGGRYGSVTGTAPTPPLAVGRWSALPAPELDPTIHARGTAELLLDRYGVVTRGSVMVENIVGGFGLMYKVLARLEEAGRCRRGYFIEHLGAAQFAVPATVDRLRSFTEDAQLAKAEPVALALASTDPANPYGAALPWPALAVDAGSGHRPGRKAGALVVMVDGALVLYVERGGKTLLTFSHDDAILAAAAAALVGVVRRGAVDKLIMEKVNGHDLLDTPVASALAAAGAYSTPKGLRIRA; this is translated from the coding sequence ATGCAGGAGCAGGAGCTAACGGGCGGTCCTGGCACTACGGCCATGGACCGCTTCAGCCGTGCCACGCGCGAGTGGTTCCTCGGTGCGTTCTCGGCACCCACACCTGCCCAGGACGGCGCGTGGAAGGCCATTTCTTCGGGCTCGCATGCTCTCGTGGTGGCTCCTACCGGCTCCGGCAAGACGCTCGCCGCGTTCCTGTGGGCGCTGGACCGGCTCTTGTCCGTTTCCCCGGTTGCTTCGGTCGACGCCCTTCCGGGACTTGAAGCAACACCCGGCCGTACCCGCCCCAAGGCGCCCCGACGCAAGACCCGCGTACTGTACATCTCACCGCTGAAAGCACTCGGCGTCGACGTCGAGCGCAACCTCCGCTCGCCGTTGATCGGCATTACCCAAACCGCCAAGCGGCTCGGTTTGCCAGCTCCCTTGGTCAGCGTCGGCGTCCGTTCCGGGGATACGACGACGGCGGACCGCCGCGCGCTGCTCAGCCACCCGCCGGACATCTTGATCACCACGCCCGAGTCCCTTTTCCTCATGCTGACGTCGAAGGCCAGGGAAACACTCAGCGAGGTGGACACCGTGATCGTGGACGAGGTCCACGCGGTTGCCGGCACCAAGCGTGGAGCCCACCTTGCCGTGTCATTGGAACGGCTCGATGCGCTCCTGCCCCAGCCCGCTCAACGGATCGGACTCTCGGCCACCGTGGAGCCACGGGAGTTGGTGGCGCAGTTCCTGGCGGGCTCGGCTCCCGTGGAAATCGTCGCACCGCCATCCCGCAAGAACTGGAACCTCACCGTCAGCGTTCCTGTGGAGGACATGTCGGACCTGGCAGGAGCTGCAGGCGCTTTCGACTCCGGGCCGGCCTCCGGGCTCCAACCGCAAGCGTCCATCTGGCCGCATGTAGAGGAGAAAATTGTCGATCTCGTCCTCTCGAAACAGTCCACTATTGTGTTTGCCAACTCCCGGCGCCTGGCGGAGCGGCTCACGGCCCGGCTGAACGAGATCTACGCCGAGCGCCAGCTCATGGCAGTGGACGTCTTCTCCGGGGCCGGGCTGGATTCACCCGCCTCTGATTTCGGATTGCCGTCCACGGGATTGCCGTCCTCGACGGCGACGCCCGCGCACATGATGGCTCAGGCGGGAAGCACTAGCGGCGCGGATCCGGTCTTGGCAAGGGCGCACCACGGTTCCGTCTCCAAGGACCAGCGGGCACTCATCGAAGACGATCTCAAATCCGGCCGGCTGCGCTGCGTCGTGGCCACGTCATCGCTGGAACTCGGCATCGACATGGGTGCCGTGGACTTGGTCGTCCAGGTCGAGTCTCCGCCGTCGGTGGCCAGTGGACTGCAGCGGGTGGGACGCGCGGGCCACCAGGTGGGTGAGATTTCCGAGGGCGTGCTCTTCCCCAAGCACCGGGCCGACCTCGTCCACACTGCCATCACCGTGGAGCGGATGCTGGGCGGGAAGATCGAGCGCCTCCATGTTCCGGCCAACCCCTTGGACATCCTGGCCCAACAGACAGTCGCCGCAACGGCACTCGGAAGCATCGATGTTGAGGAATGGTTCGCTACCGTGCGCCGCTCCGCCCCGTTTGCTACGTTGCCCCGTTCCGCTTTCGAAGCCACCTTGGACCTCTTGGCCGGCCGGTATCCCTCCGACGAGTTCGCCGAGCTCCGGCCGCGCATCGTATGGGACCGCAACGCCGGCACCATCGAAGGCCGGCCGGGGGCACAGCGCCTTGCCGTGACCTCGGGCGGAACCATCCCGGACCGCGGGCTCTTTGGCGTGTACATCATCGGCACAGAGGCCGAAGGCTCCGGCTCTCGCTCCGGCAACGCCGGCGACACGTCCGCGCAGGAGCCGAGCCCGGCGTCGCGCGCTGCCAAAGGCGGACGACGCGTCGGCGAGCTCGACGAAGAAATGGTCTACGAATCACGCGTCGGGGACGTCTTCGCCTTGGGCGCCACCAGCTGGAAGATCGAAGACATCACCCACGACCGTGTCCTGGTCTCGCCTGCCTTCGGCCAGCCAGGAAAACTCCCCTTCTGGAAAGGCGACTCCTTGGGCCGGCCAGTGGATCTCGGCCGGGCACTCGGAGCATTCGTGCGCGAACTCTCCGCCTCGGACCAAGGTCCAGCGCTGGAACGCTGCAAGGCCAGCGGGCTGGACGACTACGCCGCCGGCAACCTGCTCCAGTATTTGAGCGAACAGAAGCAGGCCACGGAAGTGGTCCCCAATGACCGGACGCTCGTCGTCGAGCGCTTCCATGACGAACTCGGCGACTGGCGGGTGGTTCTGCACAGCCCCTTCGGCATGCCGGTCCACGCACCATGGGCGCTCGCCGTCGGGCAGCGGCTCCAGCAGCGCTACGGGCTTGACGGTTCCGCGATGGCCGCCGACGACGGCATCGTGTTGCGGGTGCCGATGATGGAGGACGAGCCTCCCGGGGCTGAGTTGTTCCTGTTTGATCCGGAGGAACTCGAGCAGATCGTCACAGCCGAGGTTGGCGGCAGCGCATTGTTCGCCTCGCGCTTCCGCGAATGCGCCGCGCGCGCCCTCTTGTTGCCACGGCAAAATCCGGGAAAGAGGCAGCCGCTCTGGCAACAACGGCAACGATCCGCACAATTGCTGGATGTCGCCAAGAAATACCCGTCCTTCCCGATCGTTCTTGAAACCGTGCGTGAATGTCTCCAGGATGTCTACGACCTGCCCGCGCTGAAAGACATTGCCGCCTCGATCGAGCGCCGGGAACTGCGCTTGGTACAGACCACCACGCAGCAGCCCTCACCATTCGCCAAGTCGCTGCTCTTTGGCTACGTAGCGCAGTACTTGTACGAAGGCGATTCGCCGCTCGCCGAGCGAAGGGCTGCGGCCTTGGCCCTCGACTCCACGCTCCTGAACGAACTCCTCGGCCGGGTGGAACTACGCGAACTCCTCGACGCAAAAGTCGTAGATGCCACCGAGCTCGAGCTTCAGCGGCTAGCACCGGACCGGCGTGTCCGCGGCATGGAAGGCGTTGCTGACTTGCTGCGCTTGTTGGGGCCGTTGAACGTGGAAGAAGTCGCCGCCCGGTTGCAGCCCGGGGAAGGGGCGGATGTCGCCGCAGATCTGCCCGCCATGCACCTAGTTGCGGCATCGCATCTGGCTGCTTTGCGGAAGGCCAATCGCGCCCTCACCGTGACCCTCGGCGGAACGGAACGATTCGCAGCGATTGAGGACGCGTCCCGGCTGCGGGATGCCATTGGCGTTCCGCTGCCCATGGGAGTGCCGCTCGCCTTCATCGAACCAGTCCACGATCCGCTCGGGGACCTGGTCTCCCGTTACGCACGAACCCACGGCCCGTTCACGGCCGAGGAGGCCGCGGCCCGGCTGGGACTTGGTGTCGCCGTCGTAAGCACTGCCCTGAAACGATTGGCGGCGGACGGAAGGGTGGTGGAGGGCGAGTTCCGCCCACACCCCACCGTGCCCGAGGCGCTGCCCGAGGCGGGGGCAGAGCCCGTTGCGGTGCCGGAGGTTCCTACCGTTCCCCTCCGCGGAGTCCCATCCAGCAGCGAATGGTGCGACTCCGAAGTACTACGCAAGCTCCGGCGTCGTTCCCTTGCCGCGCTGCGCGCCGAAGTGGAACCGGTGGACGCTGCCGCGTATGGCCGGTTCCTGCCCGCCTGGCAGAACGTGTCCGTGCCCGTTGCCGGCCGTTCCCGTGGTGCCCAGGCACTGCGTGGGCTGGACGGCATCATGACGGCCGTCGACCAGCTCTCCGGCGTGCCGGTTCCGGCGTCGGCGTGGGAGCCTTTGGTGCTTGCCAGCCGGATATCCGATTACCAGCCAGCCATGTTGGATGAGCTCATGGCCGCCGGTGAAGTCTTGTGGTCCGGGGCGGGATCATTGCCCGGAAACGACGGTTGGATCAGCCTCCATGTGGCGGAAGCCGCGGAACTGACGCTCAACCCGGACCTTGATTTCGAGCCCGGCGATGCCCAGCTCCGCCTCTTGGAGTACTTGCAGACCGGTGGAGGCGCCTATTTCTTCCGGCAACTCACGGAGGTTGCCGGCGGCATGGACGCGGTACTGAGCGACGACGCCGTGGTGACCGCCCTGTGGGATCTCGTCTGGGCCGGCCGCATCACAGGCGACACCTTCGCCCCCGTTCGGGCAATGATTGCCGGCGGCCGCACGGCGCACAAGCAGGTTGCCCGCCCTCCACGTGCCAGGTCCTTGCGGATGAGCAGGCTCGGCCGCTCGCATGGCACGGGTCTGATGGGATCCCCAGGACTCACGGGCGGGCGTTATGGTTCAGTCACCGGCACAGCTCCCACTCCCCCGCTGGCCGTGGGGCGCTGGTCAGCCCTGCCCGCACCCGAGCTCGATCCCACTATCCATGCGCGAGGCACCGCCGAGCTCCTTCTCGACAGGTACGGCGTAGTGACCCGCGGCTCAGTCATGGTGGAGAACATCGTGGGCGGATTCGGCCTGATGTACAAGGTCCTGGCACGCCTCGAAGAAGCCGGGCGGTGCCGCCGGGGCTACTTCATCGAGCACCTCGGAGCAGCCCAGTTTGCCGTTCCCGCCACGGTGGATCGCTTGCGCTCCTTCACGGAGGACGCCCAACTCGCCAAGGCCGAGCCAGTAGCTCTGGCGCTTGCCAGCACGGATCCCGCCAACCCATATGGCGCAGCCCTCCCTTGGCCCGCCCTCGCTGTCGATGCTGGATCGGGTCACCGTCCCGGACGCAAGGCCGGAGCATTGGTGGTGATGGTCGACGGTGCCTTGGTTCTGTACGTTGAGCGCGGCGGGAAGACCCTGCTCACCTTCAGCCATGACGACGCCATCCTGGCGGCCGCCGCTGCGGCGCTCGTAGGCGTGGTACGCCGGGGAGCGGTGGACAAATTGATCATGGAGAAAGTCAATGGCCATGACCTTCTGGACACTCCCGTGGCTTCTGCCCTTGCCGCCGCGGGCGCGTACTCCACACCGAAGGGATTGCGGATCCGTGCCTGA
- a CDS encoding Fpg/Nei family DNA glycosylase: protein MPEGDSVWRAAAELHRVLAGEVLVTSDFRVPRFATLNLAGWTVSEVVPRGKHLLMRVLEPAGAGSEAPGSAPPGSAAASPNAGAADAEPPRGALTIHSHLKMEGSWQVYAPGGRWRKPGHTARCVLRTATADVVGFSLGILEVIPTPEEHRVVGHLGPDLLGPDWDPEEAVRRLRGAPETPIGLALLDQRKVAGIGNIYRCEACFLAGVHPAAPVSAVPDLAGMLAEVKVLLEANLGPGRRITRGSMLPGIRGVPRPGYWVYGRENQPCLRCGTPIRRGMLGPASGLEDRTIYFCPKCQPVESHG from the coding sequence ATGCCTGAGGGCGACTCGGTCTGGCGGGCAGCCGCGGAGCTTCACCGCGTACTAGCGGGTGAGGTGCTTGTCACTTCAGATTTTCGGGTGCCTAGGTTTGCCACGCTGAATCTGGCCGGATGGACCGTGTCCGAGGTGGTGCCGAGGGGAAAGCACTTGCTCATGCGCGTGCTGGAGCCGGCGGGGGCTGGATCGGAGGCGCCTGGATCGGCTCCCCCTGGTTCGGCAGCGGCTTCGCCGAATGCCGGTGCGGCGGATGCCGAGCCGCCGCGGGGCGCCCTGACGATCCATTCGCACTTGAAAATGGAAGGAAGCTGGCAGGTCTACGCCCCCGGCGGCCGTTGGAGGAAACCGGGCCACACGGCCAGGTGCGTGCTCCGCACGGCGACGGCCGACGTCGTCGGCTTCTCTTTGGGGATCCTGGAAGTGATCCCGACGCCGGAAGAGCACCGCGTGGTGGGCCATCTTGGCCCGGATCTTCTCGGGCCGGATTGGGACCCCGAAGAAGCCGTGCGCCGGTTGCGAGGCGCGCCGGAAACGCCGATTGGCTTGGCACTCCTCGACCAACGGAAGGTGGCCGGTATTGGCAACATCTACCGCTGCGAGGCGTGCTTCCTGGCGGGAGTGCATCCTGCCGCACCGGTATCGGCTGTACCGGATCTGGCGGGGATGCTCGCAGAAGTCAAGGTGTTGCTTGAAGCCAACTTAGGACCGGGGCGAAGGATCACGCGTGGTTCCATGCTCCCCGGCATCCGGGGGGTTCCTCGTCCTGGCTACTGGGTGTACGGCCGCGAGAACCAGCCGTGCCTGCGCTGCGGCACACCCATTCGCCGCGGAATGCTGGGCCCGGCGTCGGGGTTGGAAGACCGGACCATCTACTTCTGTCCGAAGTGCCAGCCGGTGGAATCGCACGGCTGA
- a CDS encoding DUF4232 domain-containing protein has translation MTNMRVKNGLLLMVAAASIFLLPGCAQGQTQSQSQGTSSASGTPSASSSDSASTAPSGSSSASGSSTPSSTATTTSGVTLCKAASLTASVDSTGGGAAGSVYMKLILTNSGTESCVLRGFPGVSLVAGPTGDPIGAAAARDDAQPVAEVVLAPGKAGFAQLRYTQAGNYMDCTQVPAAGFRVYPPEDTASLFVPQQQTACSNTNINLLSVQAFQAG, from the coding sequence ATGACGAACATGCGAGTCAAGAACGGTCTCCTGCTCATGGTGGCAGCGGCCTCGATATTCCTGCTCCCGGGCTGCGCCCAGGGCCAGACCCAAAGCCAAAGCCAAGGCACAAGCTCGGCGAGCGGGACGCCGTCGGCCTCGTCTTCGGACTCAGCCTCGACTGCTCCCAGTGGCAGTTCCAGCGCCAGTGGCAGTTCCACGCCGTCAAGCACCGCGACGACGACGTCCGGCGTCACCCTCTGCAAAGCGGCCTCGCTGACGGCTTCCGTCGATTCCACGGGCGGCGGTGCGGCAGGCAGCGTTTACATGAAGCTCATCCTCACGAATTCGGGCACGGAATCCTGCGTCCTGAGGGGGTTCCCTGGCGTGTCCCTCGTCGCGGGACCCACCGGAGATCCGATCGGCGCGGCCGCCGCGCGCGATGACGCCCAGCCGGTGGCAGAAGTCGTCCTCGCTCCCGGGAAGGCCGGCTTCGCCCAGCTTCGGTACACCCAGGCCGGCAACTACATGGACTGCACCCAGGTTCCTGCCGCCGGGTTCCGGGTGTACCCACCCGAGGACACCGCGTCATTGTTCGTCCCGCAGCAACAAACGGCTTGCAGCAACACCAACATCAACCTGCTGAGCGTCCAGGCTTTCCAGGCGGGGTAG
- a CDS encoding sulfite oxidase, translating to MSVKTRRTAEGTAVASSAATAPAPATAPGTPSTGPITREELQLASRNHAMPMEMLRWPVTPVGMHYLLVHFDVPRIDPVSWRLNIAGLVDHPLEYTLPDLQQRERRTHAVTMECAGNGRSRLEPRPMSQPWDQGGVGTAEWTGTPLAPLLLDAGVSPDAVELVFTGADRGIQGGVEHQYARSLTLAEAMSDDVLLAYEINGQTVPPQHGYPVRLLVPGWYGMTSVKWLQSITAIDHSFDGFQQLGSYRYTQNADDPGEPVQRIKVRSLMVPPGIPDFFTRQRAVGAGPVQLSGRAWSGHGTVANVEVCVDGAWEQAHLEPPGGRYAWRGWTFTWIATPGSHELACRATDSTGQTQPETAEWNYQGMGNNDVQRLTVTVKE from the coding sequence ATGAGCGTCAAGACCCGCCGCACAGCGGAGGGCACCGCTGTTGCCAGCTCGGCCGCCACCGCCCCGGCCCCCGCAACCGCACCGGGTACTCCAAGCACCGGTCCCATCACCCGCGAAGAACTGCAACTGGCTTCGCGCAACCATGCCATGCCCATGGAGATGCTCCGATGGCCCGTCACCCCCGTGGGCATGCACTATCTCTTGGTCCATTTCGATGTCCCCCGGATCGATCCCGTGTCCTGGCGACTGAACATCGCTGGCCTGGTGGACCACCCTCTCGAGTACACCCTGCCTGACCTCCAGCAGCGCGAGCGCCGCACCCATGCCGTCACAATGGAATGCGCCGGCAACGGCCGCTCTCGGCTCGAGCCGAGGCCCATGAGCCAGCCGTGGGACCAGGGCGGCGTGGGCACCGCCGAGTGGACCGGTACCCCACTCGCTCCCTTGCTGCTCGACGCCGGGGTCTCACCGGACGCCGTCGAACTCGTCTTCACGGGGGCCGACCGCGGGATCCAGGGCGGAGTGGAGCATCAGTACGCGCGGAGCCTGACCCTGGCGGAAGCAATGTCCGACGACGTCTTGCTCGCCTATGAGATCAACGGTCAAACCGTGCCACCGCAGCACGGCTACCCTGTCCGGCTACTGGTCCCGGGCTGGTACGGGATGACCAGCGTCAAATGGCTGCAATCAATCACGGCAATAGACCACAGCTTCGATGGATTCCAACAGCTCGGATCCTACCGCTACACCCAGAACGCCGACGATCCCGGCGAACCCGTTCAGCGCATCAAAGTCCGCTCCCTCATGGTCCCCCCTGGCATCCCTGACTTCTTCACGCGCCAACGCGCCGTCGGGGCCGGACCCGTCCAGCTGAGCGGCCGCGCCTGGTCCGGTCATGGAACCGTGGCGAACGTGGAAGTCTGTGTGGACGGGGCGTGGGAGCAGGCCCACCTCGAACCGCCCGGGGGTCGGTACGCGTGGCGCGGATGGACGTTCACCTGGATTGCCACACCAGGGTCCCATGAGTTGGCGTGCCGGGCCACGGACTCCACCGGCCAGACCCAGCCGGAGACCGCGGAGTGGAACTACCAAGGCATGGGGAACAACGACGTCCAGCGGCTGACCGTCACGGTGAAGGAGTAG